A portion of the Microbacterium hominis genome contains these proteins:
- a CDS encoding glycosyltransferase, with amino-acid sequence MGVQTAMDRVLHAPTIVEALRAADDVAFEAGRDPGVRTLRVLAAGLTGSDDIAAIASVHALAEMHDAEAVSRLVALLSDTRPYIREHAAWALGQSLPRPEAIGRLLGLVAGGGFTGMLAQHTIEKWSGSAGVEIAVAIESALLGIMDAAPRAVLVETLGLVRQPIATRRLSELARDTTEPEAVREAAIAALGQRRGAAGVADDLEAILAGDGRLAAVARLALVDLEAVPPARMPGRGLTVAQLFLHADIDPSLSAAGAGDNGGIATLLVRLGDALSAPAAGQIERVVTLSRGSLAQSAEDLLQLAGSPSGHVYGHVPLGATPVASAAAWPLRVQARRGIRRALTAAGGVDVLHLRMADVGSLAAADVARELGIPTVFTVAPDPHSVISSLEGAGSLTRGDFGAADLRDHFWFRARLVQALAASASHTVLFPRPNLAQDMRELVGIDIESRSERHTVVAEGVDLAVIDDAVHDARRAASTPRAQLSGAIGELARLLEDLAPERRGLPLLVTVGRMHRVKGMATLVDAWASSPLRDRANLLVIGGDLDTPSVDERAQLDLIDRVVPAGERKERGLILAGHRPNDVAARWIAAARFGMPGLAAPDGAYVCASIKEEFGLAVLEALATGLVVVAPDGGGPATYVADGDTGFLTATWDRDRLAAATAGALDRAADGDAVRPERARAMVAARFTIQAMAATLAPVYGSVVAQEAELLRAARMPA; translated from the coding sequence ATGGGCGTGCAGACCGCGATGGACCGAGTGCTCCACGCGCCCACGATCGTCGAGGCCCTGCGCGCCGCCGACGACGTCGCCTTCGAAGCCGGCCGCGACCCGGGGGTGCGCACCCTGCGCGTGCTGGCCGCCGGGCTGACCGGCTCCGACGACATCGCCGCGATCGCCTCGGTGCACGCGCTGGCCGAGATGCACGACGCGGAGGCGGTGAGCCGGCTCGTCGCGCTCCTGTCCGACACGCGACCGTACATCCGCGAGCACGCCGCCTGGGCACTGGGCCAGAGCCTCCCCCGGCCCGAGGCGATCGGCCGACTGCTGGGGCTGGTCGCGGGCGGCGGCTTCACCGGCATGCTCGCCCAGCACACGATCGAGAAGTGGTCGGGGTCGGCGGGCGTCGAGATCGCCGTGGCGATCGAGTCCGCCCTCCTCGGGATCATGGATGCCGCGCCGCGCGCCGTGCTCGTCGAGACGCTCGGGCTCGTCCGCCAGCCGATCGCCACCCGGCGCCTGAGCGAGCTCGCTCGCGACACGACCGAACCGGAGGCGGTGCGCGAGGCCGCGATCGCCGCTCTCGGGCAGCGCCGCGGCGCCGCGGGCGTCGCCGACGACCTCGAGGCGATCCTCGCGGGCGACGGCCGGCTCGCCGCGGTCGCCCGGCTCGCGCTCGTCGACCTCGAGGCCGTTCCTCCGGCGCGGATGCCCGGCCGGGGACTCACGGTCGCCCAGCTCTTCCTCCATGCCGACATCGATCCGTCGCTGTCGGCCGCGGGAGCCGGCGACAACGGGGGAATCGCCACGCTCCTCGTGCGCTTGGGCGACGCCCTCAGCGCCCCCGCCGCCGGCCAGATCGAGCGGGTCGTCACGCTGTCCCGCGGCTCGCTCGCGCAGAGCGCCGAGGATCTGCTGCAGTTGGCCGGCAGCCCGTCGGGTCACGTGTACGGGCACGTTCCGCTCGGCGCGACACCGGTCGCCTCCGCCGCGGCGTGGCCGCTGCGCGTGCAGGCCCGGCGCGGCATCCGTCGGGCACTGACCGCGGCGGGAGGGGTGGACGTGCTCCACCTGCGCATGGCCGACGTCGGCAGCCTCGCCGCCGCCGACGTGGCGCGCGAGCTCGGCATTCCCACGGTGTTCACCGTCGCGCCCGACCCGCACAGCGTGATCAGCTCGCTCGAAGGCGCCGGCAGCCTGACGCGCGGGGACTTCGGCGCAGCGGATCTGCGCGACCACTTCTGGTTCCGCGCCCGACTCGTTCAGGCACTCGCCGCGTCGGCGTCGCACACCGTGCTCTTTCCCCGGCCGAACCTCGCGCAGGACATGCGTGAGCTGGTCGGCATCGACATCGAGAGCCGCAGCGAACGCCACACCGTCGTCGCCGAGGGCGTCGACCTCGCGGTCATCGACGACGCCGTACACGACGCGCGCAGGGCGGCGTCGACGCCCCGCGCGCAGCTGAGCGGGGCGATCGGCGAACTCGCGCGCCTGCTCGAGGACCTCGCCCCGGAGCGCCGGGGTCTCCCCCTGCTCGTGACCGTCGGCCGCATGCACCGGGTGAAGGGCATGGCGACGCTCGTCGACGCGTGGGCCTCATCGCCCCTGCGCGATCGCGCGAACCTCCTCGTGATCGGCGGCGATCTGGACACGCCATCGGTCGACGAGCGCGCGCAGCTCGACCTCATCGACCGGGTGGTGCCCGCCGGCGAGCGGAAGGAGCGGGGGCTGATCCTCGCCGGCCACCGCCCCAACGACGTGGCCGCACGGTGGATCGCCGCGGCCCGGTTCGGGATGCCGGGACTGGCCGCCCCCGACGGCGCGTACGTGTGCGCCAGCATCAAGGAGGAGTTCGGTCTCGCGGTGCTGGAGGCGCTGGCGACCGGACTCGTCGTCGTCGCCCCCGACGGCGGCGGACCGGCCACGTACGTCGCCGACGGCGACACCGGCTTCCTCACCGCCACGTGGGACCGCGACCGGCTCGCCGCGGCGACGGCCGGCGCGCTGGACCGCGCCGCCGACGGCGACGCGGTCCGTCCCGAGCGAGCGCGAGCGATGGTCGCGGCGCGGTTCACGATCCAGGCGATGGCCGCGACGCTCGCCCCGGTCTACGGCTCCGTCGTCGCGCAGGAGGCGGAGCTGCTCCGCGCGGCGAGGATGCCGGCATGA